The following are encoded together in the Lathyrus oleraceus cultivar Zhongwan6 chromosome 3, CAAS_Psat_ZW6_1.0, whole genome shotgun sequence genome:
- the LOC127129930 gene encoding uncharacterized protein LOC127129930: MTGRNDCAIADALESVAYALHGQQNQERDEFRWLRKFQRNNPPMFKGRSDGPICYNGGEMGHISTNCQKPKKAQLGGKAFALSREDTTSADCLIRGLKLSSMDGNMIVDTPTLGLVLTLWAETKAVLDELHVVSDFPEVFLDDISNFPLEREVEFSIDLVHGTSPVSIDPYRMFALELDELKKRLENLLEKKFVRLNVSLWGALVLLVKKKDGSMRLYVDYRQLNKVTIKNKYPLPRIDDLMDQLISACVFSILSLSLSLSLSQGHLYMPHGHENRLCTLFEFKKLH, translated from the exons ATGACTGGAAGAAATGATTGCGCTATTGCTGATGCTTTAGAGTCAGTGGCCTATGCACTACACGGACAGCAGAATCAGGAACGTGATGAGTTCCGTTGGTTGAGAAAATTTCAGAGGAACAATCCGCCAATGTTCAAGGGAAG AAGCGATGGGCCGATTTGTTATAACGGGGGTGAGATGGGTCATATCAGTACCAACTGTCAGAAGCCGAAAAAAGCACAATTGGGAGGGAAAGCATTTGCCTTGTCTAGGGAAGATACTACTAGTGCTGACTGTTTGATTCGAG GTTTGAAATTATCCTCTATGGATGGGAACATGATTGTTGATACCCCGACTCTAGGTCTAGTACTCACTTTGTgg GCGGAGACTAAAGCCGTGTTGGACGAACTACATGTGGTGAGCGATTTTCCAGAAGTGTTTCTAGATGATATTAGTAATTTTCCGTTAGAGCGTGAGGTGGAGTTTTCTATAGACTTAGTACATGGTACTAGTCCGGTGTCGATTGATCCTTATAGGATGTTTGCTTTAGAATTGGATGAATTGAAGAAGCGACTGGAAAATctgcttgagaagaagtttgttcgTCTGAATGTTTCGTTGTGGGGTGCACTTGtgttgttagtgaagaagaaggaCGGTAGTATGAGGCTATATGTGGACTACCGACAGCTGAATAAAGTGACTATCAAGAACAAATATCCACTTCCTAGGATTGATGATCTAATGGATCAGTTGATAAGTGCTTGTGTGTTTAGcatcctctctctctctctctctctctctctctctcaaggACATCTTTACATGCCCCATGGCCATGAAAATCGACTTTGTACTCTCTTCGAATTCAAGAAACTTCACTGA
- the LOC127128966 gene encoding probable purple acid phosphatase 20, which translates to MRNHFSNRNLLVLVLIIGICLGFDAVHCYDRPPARKTVFVPHDEDDSAPQQVHIYQVGQNKMGISWITDDPTPATVKYGPSPSADASSATGTTSSYHYTGYQSGEIHNVVIGPLNPNTVYSYKLGDSPKTYNFKTTPNQLPIKFAVIGDLGQTEDTKSTLDHISKSNYDMLLLPGDLSYADFIQPLWDSFGRLVEPLASQRPWMVTQGNHEVEKIPIIHRTPFTAYNARWKMPFEESGSDSNLYYSFDVSGVHVIMLGSYTDFDQGSSQYKWLQGDLQKINREKTPWVVVLVHAPWYNTNEAHQGEGESVNMKTSMEDLLYNARVDIVFTGHVHAYERFTRVYKDKSDNCGPVHITIGDGGNREGLATKYQDPKPDISLFREASFGHGLFEVVNGSHARWTWHKNDNDESVVSDSVWLTSLSSNTACKV; encoded by the exons ATGCGAAACCATTTTTCAAATCGAAATCTATTGGTTTTGGTTCTTATCATCGGAATATGCTTAGGTTTTGACGCTGTTCATTGCTACGACCGTCCACCTGCTCGTAAAACCGTATTTGTCCCTCACGATGAAGATGATTCTGCGCCACAACAG GTACATATATATCAAGTAGGCCAAAACAAGATGGGAATATCTTGGATTACAGACGATCCAACTCCTGCAACAGTGAAGTATGGTCCATCTCCTTCCGCAGATGCATCTTCTGCCACCGGAACTACCTCTTCTTACCATTATACTGGTTATCAATCTGGTGAAATTCACAACGTTGTAATTGGTCCCCTCAACCCCAACACAGTCTACTCCTACAAGTTAGGTGACTCCCCTAAAACATACAATTTCAAGACTACACCTAATCAACTTCCAATCAAATTCGCAGTAATTG GTGATCTTGGACAGACAGAGGACACTAAATCAACACTGGACCATATAAGTAAATCAAATTACGACATGTTGTTATTACCAGGTGACTTATCCTATGCTGATTTTATACAACCTCTATGGGACTCTTTTGGTCGTTTGGTTGAACCATTAGCAAGCCAACGTCCATGGATGGTCACTCAAGGTAACCACGAAGTCGAGAAAATTCCAATCATCCACAGAACACCATTCACAGCATACAATGCAAGATGGAAAATGCCGTTTGAAGAGAGTGGATCAGACTCTAACCTTTACTACTCTTTCGATGTGTCCGGTGTTCATGTCATAATGTTGGGATCTTACACCGATTTCGACCAAGGCTCTTCGCAATATAAATGGCTTCAAGGGGATTTACAGAAGATAAATAGAGAGAAAACTCCTTGGGTAGTGGTGTTGGTTCATGCTCCATGGTATAATACCAATGAAGCTCATCAGGGTGAAGGTGAATCTGTTAACATGAAGACTTCTATGGAAGATTTGCTCTATAATGCTCGGGTTGATATTGTTTTTACCGGACATGTTCATGCTTACGAACGCTTT ACTCGAGTTTATAAGGATAAAAGTGACAACTGTGGTCCAGTGCATATTACTATTGGGGATGGTGGCAATCGTGAAGGACTAGCCACAAA GTACCAAGATCCTAAGCCAGATATATCATTGTTCAGAGAGGCTAGCTTTGGACATGGGTTGTTTGAGGTGGTTAATGGATCACATGCACGTTGGACTTGGCATAAGAATGATAATGATGAATCTGTTGTTAGTGATTCTGTTTGGCTCACAAGCTTATCCTCTAATACTGCGTGTAAAGTGTGA
- the LOC127129931 gene encoding uncharacterized protein LOC127129931, translating to MNPSGLRAEVVERWGVKLSHDQAYVAKRKAMKLVQGAVMETMCLEEFSETKDSWKWFLDLLMHDLEGYSQRSYAFILDQQKGLVPVVQGISANVESILCVKHLYGNWKKKHPGLELKEVLWAAARETTVPSWERAILRMKAMKEDTWEDIIQLVIEKNKKQAQGWSPTWHGDDNLSIFGVTNGIETYCVDLKKEACSCRKCDLSGIPCCHVIACIWNIKKQLEDYVTACYRKSTFMDTYSNIVYSTNEPQLWLVDDLNIMAPPVMRRVMGRQKKQRNKMNDEPRNPHILPSRFLTVKCAKCGAMGHNKRSCKGKRAADRAIPKGGNKSKKTKKVKGGK from the exons ATGAATCCATCAGGTCTCAGAGCTGAAGTTGTTGAGAGATGGGGAGTGAAACTATCACATGATCAGGCATACGTGGCAAAGAGGAAAGCAATGAAGTTAGTTCAAGGGGCTG TAATGGAAACCATGTGTTTGGAAGAATTTAG TGAAACAAAGGATTCATGGAAATGGTTTTTAGACCTTCTTATGCATGATTTGGAAGGATACAGTCAGAGGTCCTATGCATTTATATTAGATCAGCAAAAG GGACTAGTTCCAGTTGTTCAAGGCATCAGTGCCAATGTGGAGTCCATATTATGTGTGAAACATTTATATGGAAATTGGAAGAAGAAACACCCTGGATTGGAATTAAAGGAAGTGTTGTGGGCAGCTGCTAGGGAAACAACAGTTCCATCCTGGGAAAGGGCAATATTGAGGATGAAGGCAATGAAAGAGGATACATGGGAAGATAT AATTCAGTTGGTTATTGAGAAGAATAAGAAGCAAGCACAAGGGTGGAGTCCCACATGGCATGGTGATGATAACCTATCAATATTTGGTGTCACCAATGGCATTGAAACTTACTGTGTTGATCTGAAAAAGGAAGCTTGCTCATGCAGAAAGTGTGACTTGTCTGGTATACCTTGTTGTCATGTAATTGCATGCATATGGAACATCAAGAAACAACTTGAGGATTATGTTACTGCATGCTATAG GAAATCTACATTTATGGACACTTACTCAAACATTGTGTATTCAACCAACGAACCACAATTGTGGCTTGTAGATGATCTGAATATAATGGCACCACCAGTGATGAGGAGAGTCATGGGCAGGCAAAAAAAACAAAGGAACAAGATGAATGATGAACCTAGAAACCCCCACATACTACCAAGTAGGTTTTTAACTGTCAAATGTGCAAAATGTGGTGCTATGGGACATAATAAGAGGAGCTGTAAAGGAAAAAGGGCAGCTGACAGAGCAATTCCAAAAGGTGGTAATAAGTCAAAGAAGACTAAGAAAGTGAAAGGTGGAAAGTGA